One window of Biomphalaria glabrata chromosome 6, xgBioGlab47.1, whole genome shotgun sequence genomic DNA carries:
- the LOC106053649 gene encoding uncharacterized protein LOC106053649 gives MATSAEKDIELGDHLVVDETAKKDLTGDSENIQLTETTGSQNLPGPVTDDELIGEEALVRHIHGIDKQVKESRASEIHKETPQNGSTTSTQEFNVDIENQRQASSVINNAVSGYGNGRRCLIPTHSVHGGPLSIVPLDVTNKSEEDVLEEFGHSKESTLHNICTILWTYLNVTVTLYIHGQAQPVICSGALTDPQTWKRFLNNIHLSNKVHSCKPASSTLLLKLYKKFLTNANQIQTVSCMSAELTFRSPEGPVTVTCLGRVKEFYDKPDAVFLLSPPIPTAVCEQLHTIYVKLGNVVRGMSKEPMSMRSLFIFSLRDTGEKEVFPLERPLMPEDSRLEETAVQYLMRVFEEKKERKEENSEKITRISQGREHAFIIQAELVLSQFEFSCRRLAE, from the exons ATGGCTACATCAGCAGAAAAAGACATCGAATTAGGGGATCATCTTGTCGTAGATGAAACGGCAAAGAAAGATCTTACAGGAGACAGTGAAAATATTCAATTGACAGAGACGACCGGGTCTCAAAATCTTCCAGGGCCCGTAACTGATGACGAATTAATCGGTGAGGAAGCGCTAGTTCGACATATTCATGGGATTGATAAGCAAGTGAAAGAGTCTCGTGCTTCTGAAATACATAAAGAGACTCCACAAAATGGATCGACCACTTCAACACAGGAATTCAACGTGGATATTGAAAATCAAAGGCAAGCTTCTTCTGTGATTAACAATGCTGTTTCGGGTTATGGAAATGGGAGGCGATGTCTAATTCCAACCCATTCAGTCCATGGTGGACCTCTTTCTATAGTTCCTCTAGACGTAACAAATAAATCGGAAGAGGATGTTCTTGAAGAATTCGGCCACTCAAAAGAGAGTACATTGCATAATATTTGCACAATACTTTGGACTTATTTAAATGTTACAGTAACTCTTTATATTCATGGACAAGCACAACCCGTAATTTGCTCCGGGGCCTTAACAGATCCCCAGACTTGGAAACGGTTTTTGAATAATATACATCTGTCTAACAAAGTACATTCCTGTAAACCAGCTAGCTCTACACTTTTATTGAAACTATATAAGAAGTTTCTTACAAACGCAAACCAAATACAAACAGTCTCCTGTATGTCTGCAGAGCTAACTTTTAGATCTCCAGAAGGGCCGGTAACAGTTACGTGTCTTGGGCGTGTCAAGGAATTCTATGATAAGCCAGACGCTGTGTTTTTACTGAGTCCACCAATTCCCACAGCCGTCTGCGAACAACTGCACACAATCTATGTCAAGCTTGGCAATGTTGTTAGGGGCATGTCTAAAGAGCCCATGTCGATGAGATCATTGTTCATCTTTAGTCTGAGGGACACTGGTGAAAAAGAGGTTTTTCCGCTCGAGCGGCCACTCATGCCAGAAGACTCAAGATTGGAAGAAACGGCGGTGCAGTATTTAATGCGTG ttttcgaggaaaagaaagaaagaaaggaagaaaactCAGAAAAAATAACCAGGATTTCTCAAGGAAGGGAACATGCTTTTATAATACAAGCTGAACTTGTATTGAGTCAATTTGAGTTTTCTTGTCGCAGACTCGCGGAATGA